In Deltaproteobacteria bacterium, the genomic window TGAATCGTTATTTCTTCGGGGGTCGTATCGTAGTCGATGGGTATATTCAGTCGGTTTCCCAGTGATGTCATTCCGGTGCGTTTATAGACCAGTTTCAGATACGTTGTGCTGGGAACCCCCGCAGGGCCGTCGCCGATAATGATATCGGCTCCCTTCGAACGGAGCGTCCTCGCGACCGTTTCAACCACCATCGGATGGGTGGTCACGGCTCTTTCCGGAGCGAATGGCCCCGCGAGATTGGGCTTGATATAGATTTCCTCATCGACAGGGACGAGACGCTCCCATCCTCCCAACAAACCGACGGCCTGGTCGACGGCGGAGGCTACCTGCTCCCTTTCATAGGTGTTGCAGGGCGTTATGGCGACGCGTTCGGGCTCTGTCCTCCT contains:
- a CDS encoding DUF362 domain-containing protein, with the translated sequence MTSESSKLARGREFTRRTEPERVAITPCNTYEREQVASAVDQAVGLLGGWERLVPVDEEIYIKPNLAGPFAPERAVTTHPMVVETVARTLRSKGADIIIGDGPAGVPSTTYLKLVYKRTGMTSLGNRLNIPIDYDTTPEEITI